A stretch of the Macaca mulatta isolate MMU2019108-1 chromosome 16, T2T-MMU8v2.0, whole genome shotgun sequence genome encodes the following:
- the STAT3 gene encoding signal transducer and activator of transcription 3 isoform X20, whose translation MAQWNQLQQLDTRYLEQLHQLYSDSFPMELRQFLAPWIESQDWAYAASKESHATLVFHNLLGEIDQQYSRFLQESNVLYQHNLRRIKQFLQSRYLEKPMEIARIVARCLWEESRLLQTAATAAQQGGQANHPTAAVVTEKQQMLEQHLQDVRKRVQDLEQKMKVVENLQDDFDFNYKTLKSQGDMQDLNGNNQSVTRQKMQQLEQMLTALDQMRRSIVSELAGLLSAMEYVQKTLTDEELADWKRRQQIACIGGPPNICLDRLENWITSLAESQLQTRQQIKKLEELQQKVSYKGDPIVQHRPMLEERIVELFRNLMKSAFVVERQPCMPMHPDRPLVIKTGVQFTTKVRLLVKFPELNYQLKIKVCIDKDSGDVAALRGSRKFNILGTNTKVMNMEESNNGSLSAEFKHLTLREQRCGNGGRANCDASLIVTEELHLITFETEVYHQGLKIDLETHSLPVVVISNICQMPNAWASILWYNMLTNNPKNVNFFTKPPIGTWDQVAEVLSWQFSSTTKRGLSIEQLTTLAEKLLGPGVNYSGCQITWAKFCKENMAGKGFSFWVWLDNIIDLVKKYIMGFISKERERAILSTKPPGTFLLRFSESSKEGGVTFTWVEKDISGKTQIQSVEPYTKQQLNNMSFAEIIMGYKIMDATNILVSPLVYLYPDIPKEEAFGKYCRPESQEHPEADPGSAAPYLKTKFICVTPTTCSNTIDLPMSPRTLDSLMQFGNNGEGAEPSAGGQFESLTFDMELTSECATSPM comes from the exons ATGGCCCAATGGAATCAGCTACAGCAGCTTGACACACGGTACCTGGAGCAGCTCCATCAGCTCTACAGTGACAGCTTCCCAATGGAGTTGCGGCAGTTTCTGGCCCCTTGGATTGAGAGTCAAGATTG GGCATATGCGGCCAGCAAAGAATCACATGCCACTTTGGTGTTTCATAATCTCCTGGGCGAGATTGACCAGCAGTATAGCCGCTTCCTGCAAGAATCGAATGTTCTCTATCAGCACAATCTACGAAGAATCAAGCAGTTTCTTCAG AGCAGGTATCTTGAGAAGCCAATGGAGATTGCCCGGATTGTGGCCCGGTGCCTGTGGGAAGAGTCACGCCTCCTACAGACTGCAGCCACTGCGGCCCAG CAAGGGGGCCAGGCCAACCACCCCACAGCAGCTGTGGTGACGGAGAAGCAGCAGATGCTGGAGCAGCACCTTCAGGATGTCCGGAAGAGAGTACAG GATCtagaacagaaaatgaaagtggTAGAGAATCTCCAGGATGACTTTGATTTCAACTATAAAACCCTCAAGAGTCAAGGAG ACATGCAAGATCTGAATGGAAACAACCAGTCAGTGACCAGGCAGAAGATGCAGCAGCTGGAACAGATGCTCACTGCGCTGGACCAGATGCGGAGA AGCATCGTGAGTGAGCTGGCGGGGCTTTTGTCAGCGATGGAGTACGTGCAGAAAACTCTCACAGACGAGGAGCTGGCTGACTGGAAGAGGCGGCAACAGATTGCCTGCATTGGAGGTCCGCCCAACATCTGCCTAGATCGGCTAGAAAACTG GATAACGTCATTAGCAGAATCTCAACTTCAGACCCGTCAACAAATTAAGAAACTGGAGGAGTTGCAGCAAAAAGTGTCCTACAAAGGGGACCCCATTGTACAGCACCGGCCGATGCTGGAGGAGAGAATCGTGGAGCTGTTCAGAAACTTAATGAAAAG TGCCTTTGTGGTGGAGCGGCAGCCCTGCATGCCCATGCATCCCGACCGGCCCCTTGTCATCAAGACCGGCGTCCAGTTCACTACCAAAGTCAG gtTGCTGGTCAAATTCCCTGAGTTAAATTATCAACTTAAAATTAAAGTGTGCATTGACAA AGACTCTGGGGATGTTGCAGCTCTCAGAGG ATCCCGGAAATTTAACATTCTGGGCACAAACACCAAAGTGATGAACATGGAAGAGTCCAACAACGGCAGCCTCTCTGCAGAATTCAAACACTTG acCCTGAGGGAGCAGAGATGTGGGAATGGGGGCCGAGCCAATTGTGAT GCTTCCCTGATTGTGACTGAGGAGCTGCACCTGATCACCTTTGAGACAGAGGTATATCACCAAGGCCTCAAGATTGACCTAGAG ACCCACTCCTTGCCAGTTGTGGTGATCTCCAACATCTGTCAGATGCCAAATGCCTGGGCGTCCATCCTGTGGTACAACATGCTGACCAACAACCCCAAG AACGTAAACTTTTTTACCAAGCCCCCAATCGGAACCTGGGATCAAGTGGCCGAGGTCCTGAGCTGGCAGTTCTCCTCCACCACCAAGCGAGGACTGAGCATCGAGCAGCTGACTACACTGGCGGAGAAACTCTTGG gacCTGGCGTGAATTATTCAGGGTGTCAGATCACATGGGCTAAATTTTGCAAA GAAAACATGGCTGGCAAGGGCTTCTCCTTCTGGGTCTGGCTGGACAATATCATTGACCTTGTGAAAAA GTACATCATGGGCTTTATCAGTAAGGAGCGGGAGCGGGCCATCTTGAGCACCAAGCCTCCAGGCACCTTTCTGCTAAGATTCAGTGAAAGCAGCAAAGAAGGCGGCGTCACTTTCACTTGGGTGGAGAAGGACATCAGTG GTAAGACCCAGATCCAGTCCGTGGAACCATACACCAAGCAGCAGTTGAACAACATGTCATTTGCTGAAATCATCATGGGCTATAAGATCATGGATGCTACCAATATTCTGGTGTCTCCGCTGGTCTATCTCTACCCTGACATTCCCAAGGAGGAGGCATTCGGAAAGTATTGTCGGCCAGAGAGCCAGGAGCATCCTGAAGCTGACCCAGGTA GCGCCGCCCCATACCTGAAGACCAAGTTTATCTGTGTGACACC AACGACCTGCAGCAATACCATTGACCTGCCGATGTCCCCCCGCACTTTAGATTCATTGATGCAGTTTGGAAATAATGGTGAAGGTGCTGAACCCTCAGCAGGAGGGCAGTTTG AGTCCCTCACCTTTGACATGGAGTTGACCTCGGAGTGTGCTACCTCCCCCATGTGA
- the STAT3 gene encoding signal transducer and activator of transcription 3 isoform X25 has product MAQWNQLQQLDTRYLEQLHQLYSDSFPMELRQFLAPWIESQDWAYAASKESHATLVFHNLLGEIDQQYSRFLQESNVLYQHNLRRIKQFLQSRYLEKPMEIARIVARCLWEESRLLQTAATAAQQGGQANHPTAAVVTEKQQMLEQHLQDVRKRVQDLEQKMKVVENLQDDFDFNYKTLKSQGDMQDLNGNNQSVTRQKMQQLEQMLTALDQMRRSIVSELAGLLSAMEYVQKTLTDEELADWKRRQQIACIGGPPNICLDRLENWITSLAESQLQTRQQIKKLEELQQKVSYKGDPIVQHRPMLEERIVELFRNLMKSAFVVERQPCMPMHPDRPLVIKTGVQFTTKVRLLVKFPELNYQLKIKVCIDKDSGDVAALRGSRKFNILGTNTKVMNMEESNNGSLSAEFKHLTLREQRCGNGGRANCDASLIVTEELHLITFETEVYHQGLKIDLETHSLPVVVISNICQMPNAWASILWYNMLTNNPKNVNFFTKPPIGTWDQVAEVLSWQFSSTTKRGLSIEQLTTLAEKLLGPGVNYSGCQITWAKFCKENMAGKGFSFWVWLDNIIDLVKKYILALWNEGYIMGFISKERERAILSTKPPGTFLLRFSESSKEGGVTFTWVEKDISGKTQIQSVEPYTKQQLNNMSFAEIIMGYKIMDATNILVSPLVYLYPDIPKEEAFGKYCRPESQEHPEADPDSLMQFGNNGEGAEPSAGGQFESLTFDMELTSECATSPM; this is encoded by the exons ATGGCCCAATGGAATCAGCTACAGCAGCTTGACACACGGTACCTGGAGCAGCTCCATCAGCTCTACAGTGACAGCTTCCCAATGGAGTTGCGGCAGTTTCTGGCCCCTTGGATTGAGAGTCAAGATTG GGCATATGCGGCCAGCAAAGAATCACATGCCACTTTGGTGTTTCATAATCTCCTGGGCGAGATTGACCAGCAGTATAGCCGCTTCCTGCAAGAATCGAATGTTCTCTATCAGCACAATCTACGAAGAATCAAGCAGTTTCTTCAG AGCAGGTATCTTGAGAAGCCAATGGAGATTGCCCGGATTGTGGCCCGGTGCCTGTGGGAAGAGTCACGCCTCCTACAGACTGCAGCCACTGCGGCCCAG CAAGGGGGCCAGGCCAACCACCCCACAGCAGCTGTGGTGACGGAGAAGCAGCAGATGCTGGAGCAGCACCTTCAGGATGTCCGGAAGAGAGTACAG GATCtagaacagaaaatgaaagtggTAGAGAATCTCCAGGATGACTTTGATTTCAACTATAAAACCCTCAAGAGTCAAGGAG ACATGCAAGATCTGAATGGAAACAACCAGTCAGTGACCAGGCAGAAGATGCAGCAGCTGGAACAGATGCTCACTGCGCTGGACCAGATGCGGAGA AGCATCGTGAGTGAGCTGGCGGGGCTTTTGTCAGCGATGGAGTACGTGCAGAAAACTCTCACAGACGAGGAGCTGGCTGACTGGAAGAGGCGGCAACAGATTGCCTGCATTGGAGGTCCGCCCAACATCTGCCTAGATCGGCTAGAAAACTG GATAACGTCATTAGCAGAATCTCAACTTCAGACCCGTCAACAAATTAAGAAACTGGAGGAGTTGCAGCAAAAAGTGTCCTACAAAGGGGACCCCATTGTACAGCACCGGCCGATGCTGGAGGAGAGAATCGTGGAGCTGTTCAGAAACTTAATGAAAAG TGCCTTTGTGGTGGAGCGGCAGCCCTGCATGCCCATGCATCCCGACCGGCCCCTTGTCATCAAGACCGGCGTCCAGTTCACTACCAAAGTCAG gtTGCTGGTCAAATTCCCTGAGTTAAATTATCAACTTAAAATTAAAGTGTGCATTGACAA AGACTCTGGGGATGTTGCAGCTCTCAGAGG ATCCCGGAAATTTAACATTCTGGGCACAAACACCAAAGTGATGAACATGGAAGAGTCCAACAACGGCAGCCTCTCTGCAGAATTCAAACACTTG acCCTGAGGGAGCAGAGATGTGGGAATGGGGGCCGAGCCAATTGTGAT GCTTCCCTGATTGTGACTGAGGAGCTGCACCTGATCACCTTTGAGACAGAGGTATATCACCAAGGCCTCAAGATTGACCTAGAG ACCCACTCCTTGCCAGTTGTGGTGATCTCCAACATCTGTCAGATGCCAAATGCCTGGGCGTCCATCCTGTGGTACAACATGCTGACCAACAACCCCAAG AACGTAAACTTTTTTACCAAGCCCCCAATCGGAACCTGGGATCAAGTGGCCGAGGTCCTGAGCTGGCAGTTCTCCTCCACCACCAAGCGAGGACTGAGCATCGAGCAGCTGACTACACTGGCGGAGAAACTCTTGG gacCTGGCGTGAATTATTCAGGGTGTCAGATCACATGGGCTAAATTTTGCAAA GAAAACATGGCTGGCAAGGGCTTCTCCTTCTGGGTCTGGCTGGACAATATCATTGACCTTGTGAAAAAGTACATCCTGGCCCTTTGGAATGAAGG GTACATCATGGGCTTTATCAGTAAGGAGCGGGAGCGGGCCATCTTGAGCACCAAGCCTCCAGGCACCTTTCTGCTAAGATTCAGTGAAAGCAGCAAAGAAGGCGGCGTCACTTTCACTTGGGTGGAGAAGGACATCAGTG GTAAGACCCAGATCCAGTCCGTGGAACCATACACCAAGCAGCAGTTGAACAACATGTCATTTGCTGAAATCATCATGGGCTATAAGATCATGGATGCTACCAATATTCTGGTGTCTCCGCTGGTCTATCTCTACCCTGACATTCCCAAGGAGGAGGCATTCGGAAAGTATTGTCGGCCAGAGAGCCAGGAGCATCCTGAAGCTGACCCAG ATTCATTGATGCAGTTTGGAAATAATGGTGAAGGTGCTGAACCCTCAGCAGGAGGGCAGTTTG AGTCCCTCACCTTTGACATGGAGTTGACCTCGGAGTGTGCTACCTCCCCCATGTGA
- the STAT3 gene encoding signal transducer and activator of transcription 3 isoform X2, giving the protein MAQWNQLQQLDTRYLEQLHQLYSDSFPMELRQFLAPWIESQDWAYAASKESHATLVFHNLLGEIDQQYSRFLQESNVLYQHNLRRIKQFLQSRYLEKPMEIARIVARCLWEESRLLQTAATAAQQGGQANHPTAAVVTEKQQMLEQHLQDVRKRVQDLEQKMKVVENLQDDFDFNYKTLKSQGGQGVSPSSADMQDLNGNNQSVTRQKMQQLEQMLTALDQMRRSIVSELAGLLSAMEYVQKTLTDEELADWKRRQQIACIGGPPNICLDRLENWITSLAESQLQTRQQIKKLEELQQKVSYKGDPIVQHRPMLEERIVELFRNLMKSAFVVERQPCMPMHPDRPLVIKTGVQFTTKVRLLVKFPELNYQLKIKVCIDKDSGDVAALRGSRKFNILGTNTKVMNMEESNNGSLSAEFKHLTLREQRCGNGGRANCDASLIVTEELHLITFETEVYHQGLKIDLETHSLPVVVISNICQMPNAWASILWYNMLTNNPKNVNFFTKPPIGTWDQVAEVLSWQFSSTTKRGLSIEQLTTLAEKLLGPGVNYSGCQITWAKFCKENMAGKGFSFWVWLDNIIDLVKKYILALWNEGYIMGFISKERERAILSTKPPGTFLLRFSESSKEGGVTFTWVEKDISGKTQIQSVEPYTKQQLNNMSFAEIIMGYKIMDATNILVSPLVYLYPDIPKEEAFGKYCRPESQEHPEADPGAAPYLKTKFICVTPTTCSNTIDLPMSPRTLDSLMQFGNNGEGAEPSAGGQFESLTFDMELTSECATSPM; this is encoded by the exons ATGGCCCAATGGAATCAGCTACAGCAGCTTGACACACGGTACCTGGAGCAGCTCCATCAGCTCTACAGTGACAGCTTCCCAATGGAGTTGCGGCAGTTTCTGGCCCCTTGGATTGAGAGTCAAGATTG GGCATATGCGGCCAGCAAAGAATCACATGCCACTTTGGTGTTTCATAATCTCCTGGGCGAGATTGACCAGCAGTATAGCCGCTTCCTGCAAGAATCGAATGTTCTCTATCAGCACAATCTACGAAGAATCAAGCAGTTTCTTCAG AGCAGGTATCTTGAGAAGCCAATGGAGATTGCCCGGATTGTGGCCCGGTGCCTGTGGGAAGAGTCACGCCTCCTACAGACTGCAGCCACTGCGGCCCAG CAAGGGGGCCAGGCCAACCACCCCACAGCAGCTGTGGTGACGGAGAAGCAGCAGATGCTGGAGCAGCACCTTCAGGATGTCCGGAAGAGAGTACAG GATCtagaacagaaaatgaaagtggTAGAGAATCTCCAGGATGACTTTGATTTCAACTATAAAACCCTCAAGAGTCAAGGAG GTCAAGGAGTTTCTCCTTCCTCCGCAGACATGCAAGATCTGAATGGAAACAACCAGTCAGTGACCAGGCAGAAGATGCAGCAGCTGGAACAGATGCTCACTGCGCTGGACCAGATGCGGAGA AGCATCGTGAGTGAGCTGGCGGGGCTTTTGTCAGCGATGGAGTACGTGCAGAAAACTCTCACAGACGAGGAGCTGGCTGACTGGAAGAGGCGGCAACAGATTGCCTGCATTGGAGGTCCGCCCAACATCTGCCTAGATCGGCTAGAAAACTG GATAACGTCATTAGCAGAATCTCAACTTCAGACCCGTCAACAAATTAAGAAACTGGAGGAGTTGCAGCAAAAAGTGTCCTACAAAGGGGACCCCATTGTACAGCACCGGCCGATGCTGGAGGAGAGAATCGTGGAGCTGTTCAGAAACTTAATGAAAAG TGCCTTTGTGGTGGAGCGGCAGCCCTGCATGCCCATGCATCCCGACCGGCCCCTTGTCATCAAGACCGGCGTCCAGTTCACTACCAAAGTCAG gtTGCTGGTCAAATTCCCTGAGTTAAATTATCAACTTAAAATTAAAGTGTGCATTGACAA AGACTCTGGGGATGTTGCAGCTCTCAGAGG ATCCCGGAAATTTAACATTCTGGGCACAAACACCAAAGTGATGAACATGGAAGAGTCCAACAACGGCAGCCTCTCTGCAGAATTCAAACACTTG acCCTGAGGGAGCAGAGATGTGGGAATGGGGGCCGAGCCAATTGTGAT GCTTCCCTGATTGTGACTGAGGAGCTGCACCTGATCACCTTTGAGACAGAGGTATATCACCAAGGCCTCAAGATTGACCTAGAG ACCCACTCCTTGCCAGTTGTGGTGATCTCCAACATCTGTCAGATGCCAAATGCCTGGGCGTCCATCCTGTGGTACAACATGCTGACCAACAACCCCAAG AACGTAAACTTTTTTACCAAGCCCCCAATCGGAACCTGGGATCAAGTGGCCGAGGTCCTGAGCTGGCAGTTCTCCTCCACCACCAAGCGAGGACTGAGCATCGAGCAGCTGACTACACTGGCGGAGAAACTCTTGG gacCTGGCGTGAATTATTCAGGGTGTCAGATCACATGGGCTAAATTTTGCAAA GAAAACATGGCTGGCAAGGGCTTCTCCTTCTGGGTCTGGCTGGACAATATCATTGACCTTGTGAAAAAGTACATCCTGGCCCTTTGGAATGAAGG GTACATCATGGGCTTTATCAGTAAGGAGCGGGAGCGGGCCATCTTGAGCACCAAGCCTCCAGGCACCTTTCTGCTAAGATTCAGTGAAAGCAGCAAAGAAGGCGGCGTCACTTTCACTTGGGTGGAGAAGGACATCAGTG GTAAGACCCAGATCCAGTCCGTGGAACCATACACCAAGCAGCAGTTGAACAACATGTCATTTGCTGAAATCATCATGGGCTATAAGATCATGGATGCTACCAATATTCTGGTGTCTCCGCTGGTCTATCTCTACCCTGACATTCCCAAGGAGGAGGCATTCGGAAAGTATTGTCGGCCAGAGAGCCAGGAGCATCCTGAAGCTGACCCAG GCGCCGCCCCATACCTGAAGACCAAGTTTATCTGTGTGACACC AACGACCTGCAGCAATACCATTGACCTGCCGATGTCCCCCCGCACTTTAGATTCATTGATGCAGTTTGGAAATAATGGTGAAGGTGCTGAACCCTCAGCAGGAGGGCAGTTTG AGTCCCTCACCTTTGACATGGAGTTGACCTCGGAGTGTGCTACCTCCCCCATGTGA
- the STAT3 gene encoding signal transducer and activator of transcription 3 isoform X23 codes for MAQWNQLQQLDTRYLEQLHQLYSDSFPMELRQFLAPWIESQDWAYAASKESHATLVFHNLLGEIDQQYSRFLQESNVLYQHNLRRIKQFLQTAATAAQQGGQANHPTAAVVTEKQQMLEQHLQDVRKRVQDLEQKMKVVENLQDDFDFNYKTLKSQGDMQDLNGNNQSVTRQKMQQLEQMLTALDQMRRSIVSELAGLLSAMEYVQKTLTDEELADWKRRQQIACIGGPPNICLDRLENWITSLAESQLQTRQQIKKLEELQQKVSYKGDPIVQHRPMLEERIVELFRNLMKSAFVVERQPCMPMHPDRPLVIKTGVQFTTKVRLLVKFPELNYQLKIKVCIDKDSGDVAALRGSRKFNILGTNTKVMNMEESNNGSLSAEFKHLTLREQRCGNGGRANCDASLIVTEELHLITFETEVYHQGLKIDLETHSLPVVVISNICQMPNAWASILWYNMLTNNPKNVNFFTKPPIGTWDQVAEVLSWQFSSTTKRGLSIEQLTTLAEKLLGPGVNYSGCQITWAKFCKENMAGKGFSFWVWLDNIIDLVKKYILALWNEGYIMGFISKERERAILSTKPPGTFLLRFSESSKEGGVTFTWVEKDISGKTQIQSVEPYTKQQLNNMSFAEIIMGYKIMDATNILVSPLVYLYPDIPKEEAFGKYCRPESQEHPEADPGSAAPYLKTKFICVTPTTCSNTIDLPMSPRTLDSLMQFGNNGEGAEPSAGGQFESLTFDMELTSECATSPM; via the exons ATGGCCCAATGGAATCAGCTACAGCAGCTTGACACACGGTACCTGGAGCAGCTCCATCAGCTCTACAGTGACAGCTTCCCAATGGAGTTGCGGCAGTTTCTGGCCCCTTGGATTGAGAGTCAAGATTG GGCATATGCGGCCAGCAAAGAATCACATGCCACTTTGGTGTTTCATAATCTCCTGGGCGAGATTGACCAGCAGTATAGCCGCTTCCTGCAAGAATCGAATGTTCTCTATCAGCACAATCTACGAAGAATCAAGCAGTTTCTTCAG ACTGCAGCCACTGCGGCCCAG CAAGGGGGCCAGGCCAACCACCCCACAGCAGCTGTGGTGACGGAGAAGCAGCAGATGCTGGAGCAGCACCTTCAGGATGTCCGGAAGAGAGTACAG GATCtagaacagaaaatgaaagtggTAGAGAATCTCCAGGATGACTTTGATTTCAACTATAAAACCCTCAAGAGTCAAGGAG ACATGCAAGATCTGAATGGAAACAACCAGTCAGTGACCAGGCAGAAGATGCAGCAGCTGGAACAGATGCTCACTGCGCTGGACCAGATGCGGAGA AGCATCGTGAGTGAGCTGGCGGGGCTTTTGTCAGCGATGGAGTACGTGCAGAAAACTCTCACAGACGAGGAGCTGGCTGACTGGAAGAGGCGGCAACAGATTGCCTGCATTGGAGGTCCGCCCAACATCTGCCTAGATCGGCTAGAAAACTG GATAACGTCATTAGCAGAATCTCAACTTCAGACCCGTCAACAAATTAAGAAACTGGAGGAGTTGCAGCAAAAAGTGTCCTACAAAGGGGACCCCATTGTACAGCACCGGCCGATGCTGGAGGAGAGAATCGTGGAGCTGTTCAGAAACTTAATGAAAAG TGCCTTTGTGGTGGAGCGGCAGCCCTGCATGCCCATGCATCCCGACCGGCCCCTTGTCATCAAGACCGGCGTCCAGTTCACTACCAAAGTCAG gtTGCTGGTCAAATTCCCTGAGTTAAATTATCAACTTAAAATTAAAGTGTGCATTGACAA AGACTCTGGGGATGTTGCAGCTCTCAGAGG ATCCCGGAAATTTAACATTCTGGGCACAAACACCAAAGTGATGAACATGGAAGAGTCCAACAACGGCAGCCTCTCTGCAGAATTCAAACACTTG acCCTGAGGGAGCAGAGATGTGGGAATGGGGGCCGAGCCAATTGTGAT GCTTCCCTGATTGTGACTGAGGAGCTGCACCTGATCACCTTTGAGACAGAGGTATATCACCAAGGCCTCAAGATTGACCTAGAG ACCCACTCCTTGCCAGTTGTGGTGATCTCCAACATCTGTCAGATGCCAAATGCCTGGGCGTCCATCCTGTGGTACAACATGCTGACCAACAACCCCAAG AACGTAAACTTTTTTACCAAGCCCCCAATCGGAACCTGGGATCAAGTGGCCGAGGTCCTGAGCTGGCAGTTCTCCTCCACCACCAAGCGAGGACTGAGCATCGAGCAGCTGACTACACTGGCGGAGAAACTCTTGG gacCTGGCGTGAATTATTCAGGGTGTCAGATCACATGGGCTAAATTTTGCAAA GAAAACATGGCTGGCAAGGGCTTCTCCTTCTGGGTCTGGCTGGACAATATCATTGACCTTGTGAAAAAGTACATCCTGGCCCTTTGGAATGAAGG GTACATCATGGGCTTTATCAGTAAGGAGCGGGAGCGGGCCATCTTGAGCACCAAGCCTCCAGGCACCTTTCTGCTAAGATTCAGTGAAAGCAGCAAAGAAGGCGGCGTCACTTTCACTTGGGTGGAGAAGGACATCAGTG GTAAGACCCAGATCCAGTCCGTGGAACCATACACCAAGCAGCAGTTGAACAACATGTCATTTGCTGAAATCATCATGGGCTATAAGATCATGGATGCTACCAATATTCTGGTGTCTCCGCTGGTCTATCTCTACCCTGACATTCCCAAGGAGGAGGCATTCGGAAAGTATTGTCGGCCAGAGAGCCAGGAGCATCCTGAAGCTGACCCAGGTA GCGCCGCCCCATACCTGAAGACCAAGTTTATCTGTGTGACACC AACGACCTGCAGCAATACCATTGACCTGCCGATGTCCCCCCGCACTTTAGATTCATTGATGCAGTTTGGAAATAATGGTGAAGGTGCTGAACCCTCAGCAGGAGGGCAGTTTG AGTCCCTCACCTTTGACATGGAGTTGACCTCGGAGTGTGCTACCTCCCCCATGTGA